Proteins found in one Candidatus Omnitrophota bacterium genomic segment:
- a CDS encoding NAD(P)-dependent oxidoreductase, with protein MKKVILTGASGFIGRQAIPFLIKSNYEVHAVFCKWKTKFKGHPRLFWHKCDLLDFAAQRKLCARIKASYLLHFAWYTEPEKYWVSLENIRWVQASLDLLLNFVKNGGRRAVFAGTCAEYDWNYGYCSEKVTPLKPATLYGACKNSLENILRKFSSQLGLSYAWGRLFYLYGPYENPRRLVPSVIHTLRKKEIMRCSHGNQIRDFLYVGDAAEVFVKLLNSDICGPINIASGQPITVKEVVSIIAEKMGCRDLISFGTKPGLIEEAPLILADIARLTKEVRWKPKYDIFSGLDQLINQK; from the coding sequence ATGAAAAAGGTTATTTTAACCGGGGCAAGTGGTTTCATAGGAAGACAAGCTATCCCGTTCCTGATAAAAAGCAATTATGAAGTGCATGCTGTTTTTTGTAAATGGAAAACGAAATTTAAAGGGCATCCGAGACTCTTCTGGCATAAATGCGATCTTCTAGATTTTGCTGCGCAAAGAAAATTGTGCGCTAGAATAAAGGCGAGCTACCTGCTTCATTTCGCCTGGTATACCGAGCCGGAAAAATATTGGGTTTCTTTGGAAAATATCCGCTGGGTGCAGGCAAGTTTAGATCTTTTACTGAATTTTGTGAAGAATGGAGGGAGGAGGGCGGTATTTGCCGGTACTTGCGCTGAATATGATTGGAATTACGGCTATTGTTCTGAAAAAGTTACTCCCTTAAAACCGGCTACCCTTTACGGGGCATGCAAAAATAGCCTGGAAAATATCTTAAGGAAATTTTCTTCGCAGTTAGGTTTGAGCTATGCCTGGGGCAGGTTGTTTTATTTATACGGACCCTACGAAAACCCTAGACGGTTGGTTCCTTCGGTTATTCACACTTTACGAAAAAAAGAGATTATGCGGTGCAGTCATGGTAATCAAATCCGCGATTTTCTTTATGTTGGAGACGCGGCAGAGGTATTTGTTAAACTTTTAAACAGCGATATCTGCGGCCCTATAAATATCGCTTCAGGACAGCCTATTACGGTAAAGGAAGTTGTTTCCATAATTGCGGAAAAGATGGGTTGTCGGGATTTAATCAGCTTTGGCACTAAGCCCGGCTTGATTGAAGAAGCGCCATTGATTTTAGCGGACATTGCCCGTTTGACTAAAGAAGTGAGGTGGAAACCGAAGTATGATATCTTTTCAGGATTGGATCAATTGATTAACCAAAAATAA
- a CDS encoding class I SAM-dependent methyltransferase, which produces MNCRFCSSFLKHEFISLGSTPLSNALLSEGQLGRAEAVYPLKAYVCENCFLVQVPEFESPENIFDNYLYFSSYSETWLKHAEDYVEKIIPFLKISKNSFVVEIASNDGYLLQYFVKKGIPVLGVEPAQNVADIARQKGIPTEVAFFGVELAKQLAAQGKSADLIVGNNVLAHVPDLNDFVKGLKILLKPQGTITLEFPHLMNLIEEKQFDTIYHEHFSYFSLITAEKIFTGHGFTIFDVETLPTHGGSLRIYAKHREDNSRSISNRVTGLIEKETEARYTDIRFYLTFEEKIRSLKNDILKFFNQAKKEGKTIVGYGAPAKGNTLLNYCGIGTNFIEYTVDKNPHKQSKYLPGSHILIESPKKILKTKPDYLLILPWNLKEEIIAQNSSVRGWGGKFVTLIPEVRILK; this is translated from the coding sequence ATGAATTGTAGATTTTGCTCATCGTTCCTGAAGCATGAATTTATAAGCCTCGGCTCAACCCCTTTGTCAAATGCCTTGTTATCAGAGGGGCAGTTAGGCAGAGCAGAGGCCGTATATCCGCTGAAGGCCTATGTATGCGAGAATTGTTTCCTGGTTCAGGTGCCTGAGTTTGAGAGCCCAGAAAATATTTTTGATAATTATTTATATTTTTCTTCCTATTCAGAGACCTGGCTTAAACATGCCGAGGATTATGTTGAAAAGATTATCCCTTTTTTAAAAATTAGTAAAAATTCTTTCGTGGTAGAGATTGCCAGTAATGACGGTTATTTACTGCAGTATTTCGTTAAAAAAGGTATACCCGTATTGGGAGTCGAGCCTGCCCAGAATGTGGCGGATATCGCCAGACAAAAAGGTATTCCTACGGAGGTAGCGTTCTTTGGGGTTGAACTGGCAAAGCAATTGGCCGCTCAAGGCAAATCTGCGGACCTTATTGTAGGGAATAACGTTTTAGCCCATGTTCCCGATCTTAACGATTTCGTAAAGGGCTTAAAGATCCTTTTAAAGCCCCAGGGAACAATTACCCTGGAATTCCCTCACCTTATGAATTTAATTGAGGAAAAGCAATTCGATACGATTTACCATGAACACTTTTCTTATTTTTCGCTTATAACTGCTGAAAAAATATTTACAGGTCATGGATTTACTATTTTTGATGTGGAGACGCTGCCTACGCATGGGGGTTCTTTACGTATCTACGCCAAACACCGGGAGGACAATTCCAGGAGTATTTCGAACCGGGTTACCGGATTGATAGAGAAGGAAACGGAAGCCCGGTATACAGATATCCGTTTTTATTTAACTTTTGAAGAAAAAATCAGATCCCTGAAAAATGATATACTGAAATTCTTTAATCAGGCAAAGAAAGAAGGTAAAACCATTGTTGGTTATGGCGCTCCTGCCAAAGGCAATACTTTGCTTAATTATTGCGGTATCGGGACGAATTTTATAGAGTATACGGTAGACAAGAACCCGCATAAACAAAGTAAATATCTGCCGGGAAGCCATATTCTCATTGAATCACCCAAAAAAATACTGAAAACCAAACCCGATTATTTATTAATTCTTCCCTGGAATCTTAAAGAAGAGATTATAGCTCAAAACAGTTCCGTAAGGGGATGGGGAGGTAAATTCGTAACGTTAATCCCTGAAGTGAGGATTTTAAAATGA
- the rfbC gene encoding dTDP-4-dehydrorhamnose 3,5-epimerase yields MKFKKTKLKRLYVINPEFKKDARGFFARSFCEKEFGERNLKFRVRQSNISYNKKRGTLRGMHYQIAPHKERKLVSCIRGAIYDVVIDLRPGSRTYCKWLAIKLVDRDYASVYIPGGFAHGFQSLTDDTVVLYQMSEFYHPESARGLRWDDPEFKISWPISPCILSKKDSGYPDFKG; encoded by the coding sequence ATGAAATTCAAAAAGACAAAACTAAAAAGACTCTATGTCATCAATCCGGAATTTAAAAAGGACGCAAGAGGTTTTTTTGCGCGCTCATTTTGCGAGAAGGAGTTTGGGGAGCGTAATTTGAAATTTCGGGTTAGGCAATCCAATATTTCGTATAACAAAAAAAGAGGGACCTTACGCGGTATGCATTATCAGATCGCTCCGCATAAAGAGAGAAAGCTGGTAAGTTGTATCCGGGGAGCAATATATGATGTAGTAATTGATTTACGTCCGGGTTCCCGGACATATTGTAAATGGCTGGCGATCAAGTTGGTTGACCGGGATTACGCATCGGTTTATATTCCGGGAGGCTTTGCGCACGGTTTTCAATCTTTGACTGATGATACGGTTGTGTTGTATCAGATGTCGGAATTCTATCATCCGGAATCAGCGCGGGGATTAAGATGGGATGACCCGGAGTTCAAGATCAGCTGGCCCATATCGCCCTGTATTTTATCAAAAAAAGATTCAGGTTATCCGGATTTTAAAGGTTAA
- a CDS encoding lipopolysaccharide biosynthesis protein: MRKVYFSNYIRIYFWQILAIALNLLSMFIVIPRLSHTPSIYGIYSLCIAVSIFLIYADFGFINAGYKFASESFAREDLDEEIRIVGFVGFILFVFVVFYSIVMLFFSFHPQFLIKKLIGQEELKIASRLLFILALSSPAILLNRFMQIVYGIRLEDFLFQKVLIIFNLAKIASVIYFFNNTKYDIVGYFFFCQLMTVVAGIVSASFAIKRYKYDFNLLLRSFRFSKEIFLKTKNIAFGSLFITATAILYYEIDPFVIARILGAEQVALYAIGLTLLSYFRALFGMLYGPFLARFNHFVGLKDEPGLRKIYKSTIILIAPIVIFPILTILALMKPFVYSWVGNGYSPSVVVSQFLVACFIYGFLSYPASILMLAQEKIRMLYIVNAILPLIYWTGIILTISHLGIAAFSLFKFVTFSILGVIFFIFSKNFLKMTTLCFLKKIMLPAIIPSVFLFYSASKIFRFLPVEKGNFNFFISASTICIISFFSILLYCLFSKEHRELLNNLYGKFIKRNEILLEQ; this comes from the coding sequence ATGAGAAAAGTATATTTTTCCAACTATATCAGGATTTATTTCTGGCAAATTCTGGCAATTGCGTTAAATTTACTTTCAATGTTTATTGTTATTCCACGCCTTAGCCATACTCCTTCAATTTACGGTATCTATTCCTTATGTATCGCCGTATCTATTTTCTTAATTTATGCGGATTTTGGATTTATCAATGCGGGGTACAAATTCGCCAGTGAGAGTTTCGCCAGAGAAGACCTCGATGAAGAGATCAGGATAGTCGGATTTGTAGGTTTTATCCTGTTTGTCTTTGTAGTTTTTTACAGTATTGTAATGTTATTTTTTTCATTCCATCCTCAATTTTTAATAAAAAAGCTTATTGGCCAGGAAGAACTAAAGATCGCTTCCCGTCTTTTGTTTATTTTAGCCTTGAGCTCGCCGGCCATACTGTTGAATAGATTCATGCAGATTGTTTATGGGATAAGATTGGAAGATTTTCTTTTTCAGAAGGTTCTGATCATCTTTAACCTGGCCAAGATAGCGTCGGTTATTTATTTCTTCAACAATACAAAATATGATATAGTCGGATATTTTTTCTTTTGCCAGTTAATGACTGTAGTAGCGGGTATTGTTTCCGCCTCTTTTGCGATAAAAAGATATAAATACGATTTTAATTTATTATTAAGGTCTTTTCGATTCTCCAAGGAAATTTTCTTAAAAACGAAAAATATTGCATTCGGTTCTTTATTTATTACAGCCACGGCGATCTTATACTATGAGATCGACCCTTTTGTCATAGCCAGGATTTTGGGCGCGGAACAGGTAGCTTTGTACGCTATTGGATTAACCTTACTTTCTTACTTTAGGGCCCTGTTTGGCATGCTCTATGGTCCTTTTCTGGCAAGGTTCAATCATTTTGTTGGTCTCAAAGATGAGCCTGGGCTGCGCAAGATTTATAAAAGCACAATTATATTGATTGCCCCGATTGTTATTTTTCCTATTCTTACCATTCTTGCCTTAATGAAGCCATTTGTTTATTCCTGGGTTGGCAATGGCTATAGCCCTTCGGTTGTAGTTTCACAGTTCCTGGTTGCCTGCTTCATTTATGGATTTTTATCCTATCCGGCTTCAATCCTGATGCTTGCGCAAGAGAAAATACGAATGCTGTATATAGTCAACGCAATTCTTCCCCTTATTTATTGGACAGGGATAATATTAACTATTTCACACTTGGGTATTGCAGCATTTTCCCTGTTCAAATTTGTTACCTTTAGCATCTTGGGGGTAATATTTTTCATTTTTTCAAAGAACTTCTTAAAAATGACAACTCTTTGTTTCCTGAAGAAGATTATGCTCCCGGCAATTATCCCCAGCGTTTTCTTATTTTATTCCGCTTCGAAAATATTCAGATTCCTGCCTGTCGAAAAAGGCAATTTTAATTTTTTTATTTCCGCTTCGACAATTTGTATAATTTCGTTTTTTTCGATATTGTTGTATTGTCTTTTTTCCAAAGAGCACCGGGAGCTGCTGAATAATTTATACGGGAAATTTATTAAAAGAAATGAAATTTTACTGGAGCAATAG